The following proteins are encoded in a genomic region of Corallococcus soli:
- a CDS encoding cytochrome C assembly family protein, giving the protein MSHMLVSLACHAYGLAALVYLAYLVRQSQVLAISGRVLVGTGLLMHCVALVELLGAQGGRPVGLAQGMSAFAFLLLALFLALDMRYRKPVIGAFLTPLAVAVLLVGMLLHGGPAPLPAAVRQPLLPVHVTIALLGMTAFGVAAGVGVMYLLMERQVKAKHFGLLFARLPSLEFLDTLNRRLVVWGFIALSLTLATGALFVSSVPGLAWSLDAKQLATFVAWGVFAALVIARIFAGWRGRRVALLTMAGFCLVLVSFLSSYDLSAAGPGMP; this is encoded by the coding sequence ATGAGCCACATGCTCGTCTCTCTTGCCTGCCATGCCTACGGGCTGGCCGCGCTCGTCTACCTTGCGTACCTGGTGCGCCAGTCGCAGGTGCTCGCCATCTCCGGGCGGGTGCTCGTGGGGACCGGGCTGCTGATGCATTGCGTCGCGCTGGTGGAGCTGCTGGGGGCCCAGGGAGGCCGGCCGGTGGGGCTCGCGCAGGGCATGTCCGCCTTCGCCTTCCTCCTGCTGGCGCTGTTCCTGGCGTTGGACATGCGCTACCGCAAGCCGGTCATCGGGGCGTTCCTCACGCCGCTGGCGGTGGCGGTCCTGCTCGTCGGCATGTTGTTGCATGGCGGGCCGGCGCCGCTCCCGGCCGCGGTGCGTCAGCCGTTGCTGCCGGTGCACGTCACCATCGCGCTGCTGGGGATGACGGCCTTTGGCGTCGCGGCGGGGGTGGGGGTCATGTACCTGCTGATGGAGCGGCAGGTGAAGGCCAAGCACTTCGGCCTGCTCTTCGCGCGGCTGCCTTCGCTGGAGTTCCTGGACACGCTCAACCGGCGGCTGGTGGTGTGGGGCTTCATCGCGCTGTCGCTGACGCTGGCGACGGGGGCGCTGTTCGTCTCCTCGGTGCCGGGGCTCGCGTGGAGCCTGGACGCCAAGCAGCTGGCGACGTTCGTGGCCTGGGGTGTCTTCGCCGCGCTCGTCATCGCGCGCATCTTCGCGGGGTGGCGCGGTCGTCGCGTCGCCCTGCTCACCATGGCCGGCTTCTGCCTGGTGCTGGTGTCCTTCCTGTCGTCCTACGACCTGTCCGCCGCTGGCCCGGGGATGCCGTAG
- a CDS encoding PilZ domain-containing protein has product MQRKGAVKASPGVRELEGAVAPRAFVPPVGPGAGPAASRVVPTPGVAPRIEMNQGEPEHRHFPRAQLATHFDLWMEDGEGGRRFSANLVSINVSVSGAFLASTFFLPMGTVLRARFALEEGAAPVETRAEIVREERGPEEEGKSGFALRFLDFSGQTEVALARLFLGARLRAFTEDYLKSARARSLPNELERVIDVMAAWELLKATTPGDPWRGE; this is encoded by the coding sequence GTGCAGAGGAAGGGTGCCGTGAAGGCCAGCCCGGGTGTCCGGGAGCTGGAGGGCGCGGTGGCGCCGCGCGCGTTCGTCCCGCCGGTGGGGCCTGGGGCAGGCCCGGCGGCCTCGCGCGTCGTGCCCACGCCCGGCGTGGCCCCGCGCATCGAAATGAACCAGGGCGAGCCGGAGCACCGGCACTTCCCGCGCGCGCAGCTGGCCACGCACTTCGACCTCTGGATGGAGGATGGGGAGGGAGGCCGGCGCTTCTCCGCCAACCTCGTCTCCATCAACGTGAGCGTCAGCGGCGCCTTCCTGGCGAGCACGTTCTTCCTGCCCATGGGCACCGTGCTGCGCGCGCGCTTCGCCCTGGAGGAGGGCGCGGCGCCCGTGGAGACCCGCGCGGAGATCGTCCGTGAGGAGCGGGGTCCGGAGGAAGAGGGCAAGAGTGGCTTCGCCCTGCGCTTCCTGGACTTCTCCGGTCAGACGGAGGTGGCGCTGGCCCGGCTCTTCCTGGGCGCGCGCCTGCGGGCCTTCACGGAGGACTATCTCAAATCCGCCCGCGCCCGCTCCCTGCCCAATGAGCTGGAGCGGGTCATCGACGTGATGGCGGCCTGGGAGCTGCTCAAGGCCACCACGCCCGGCGATCCCTGGCGCGGCGAGTAG
- the mreC gene encoding rod shape-determining protein MreC — translation MLSLLKRYRRFLLVAALLLYPLGAFLLGGRRGRDPNFIDRGVIALTAPVQQGLTAGIEGIVGTVRNYLDLRGVRQDNDALRLENLQLRATVQVLGETRSENGRLRKLLAYSEAAPGPEIPARVVGVNPVAKLLSVRISSGEKDGVFRGMSVVTPDGIVGQVIRSTGGYADVALVTDPQSRVAVRVQRSRARGTAAGAGNGPLNLENMLRTEDVENGDLIITSGTDGIYPPGLVVGRVTHLEKKEHGMFQGADIQPAVDTSRLEEVLVVGSPYSEMGSGGASAEGAQK, via the coding sequence GTGCTGTCTCTTCTCAAGCGGTACCGCCGCTTCCTCCTCGTGGCCGCCCTCCTCCTGTACCCGCTCGGCGCCTTCCTGCTGGGGGGGCGGCGGGGCAGGGATCCGAACTTCATCGACCGGGGCGTCATCGCCCTGACGGCACCCGTGCAGCAGGGCCTCACCGCCGGCATCGAGGGCATCGTCGGCACGGTGCGCAACTACCTGGACCTGCGCGGCGTGCGTCAGGACAATGACGCGCTGCGACTGGAGAACCTCCAGCTGCGGGCCACGGTGCAGGTGCTGGGGGAGACGCGCTCGGAGAACGGGCGGCTGCGCAAGCTCCTGGCCTACTCAGAGGCGGCGCCGGGCCCGGAGATTCCGGCCCGGGTGGTGGGCGTCAACCCGGTGGCGAAGCTGCTGTCGGTGCGGATCAGCAGCGGGGAGAAGGACGGGGTGTTCCGGGGCATGTCGGTGGTGACGCCAGACGGCATCGTGGGGCAGGTCATCCGCTCCACCGGCGGCTACGCGGACGTGGCGCTGGTGACGGATCCGCAGAGCCGGGTGGCCGTGCGGGTGCAGCGCTCGCGGGCGCGCGGCACGGCGGCGGGCGCGGGCAACGGGCCGCTCAACCTGGAGAACATGCTGCGCACCGAGGACGTGGAGAACGGCGACCTCATCATCACCTCCGGCACGGACGGCATCTATCCGCCGGGGCTCGTGGTGGGACGGGTGACACACCTGGAGAAGAAGGAACACGGCATGTTCCAGGGCGCGGACATCCAGCCGGCGGTGGACACCAGCCGTCTGGAGGAGGTGCTCGTGGTGGGCAGTCCCTACAGTGAGATGGGCTCCGGCGGGGCCTCGGCGGAAGGCGCGCAGAAATGA
- a CDS encoding GGDEF domain-containing protein — translation MNPADLLSAMKRTVEQLAAFNEMAKALTSTLELREVLTLVMQKVSALLRPRNWSLILQDERSGKLYFEIAVGEGAEALKGLQLNPGEGIAGAVFASATPRLVHDVGGDPSFAPRFDEASAFHTRSLLAVPLVARERVLGVIELVNGPTEPGFTPEDLTTLTAIADYAAIAIENARNFRRVQELTITDEHTGCFNARHLRAQLEQEVKRSARFRHPLSLVFLDLDHFKSINDRHGHLVGSATLKEVGDLLISLGRHNLDAVFRYGGDEFAVMLIETDTDGARVIAQRICEAFRAQRFLREQGLDVALTASVGVASFPDHATSSTDLIRAADFAMYAAKAKGRDAVAVAERVTGEEVPRMEVPFAR, via the coding sequence ATGAACCCCGCGGACCTCCTGTCGGCCATGAAGCGGACAGTGGAACAACTGGCCGCCTTCAATGAGATGGCCAAGGCGCTGACCTCCACGTTGGAGCTGCGCGAAGTCCTCACGCTGGTGATGCAGAAGGTCAGCGCGCTGCTCCGGCCGCGCAACTGGTCGCTCATCCTGCAGGACGAGCGCAGCGGGAAGCTCTACTTCGAGATCGCGGTGGGCGAGGGCGCCGAGGCGCTCAAGGGCCTGCAGCTCAACCCCGGGGAGGGCATCGCCGGGGCGGTGTTCGCGTCCGCCACGCCCAGGCTGGTGCACGACGTGGGCGGAGACCCCAGCTTCGCGCCCCGCTTCGACGAGGCCTCCGCCTTCCACACCCGCTCCCTGCTCGCCGTGCCGCTGGTGGCGCGCGAGCGGGTATTGGGCGTCATCGAGCTGGTCAACGGCCCCACCGAGCCGGGCTTCACGCCCGAGGACCTCACCACCCTCACGGCCATCGCGGACTACGCGGCCATCGCCATCGAGAACGCGCGCAACTTCCGCCGCGTGCAGGAGCTCACCATCACCGACGAGCACACCGGCTGCTTCAACGCGCGGCACCTGCGCGCGCAGTTGGAGCAGGAGGTGAAGCGCTCGGCGCGCTTCCGCCACCCGCTGTCGCTCGTGTTCCTGGACCTGGACCACTTCAAGTCCATCAACGACAGGCACGGGCACCTGGTGGGCAGCGCCACGCTCAAGGAGGTGGGCGACCTGCTCATCAGCCTGGGCCGCCACAACCTGGACGCCGTGTTCCGCTACGGCGGCGACGAGTTCGCCGTGATGTTGATTGAGACGGACACCGACGGGGCCCGCGTCATCGCCCAGCGCATCTGCGAGGCCTTCCGTGCCCAGCGCTTCCTGCGCGAGCAGGGGCTGGACGTGGCGCTCACCGCGAGCGTCGGCGTCGCGTCCTTCCCGGACCACGCCACGTCCTCCACGGACCTCATCCGCGCGGCGGACTTCGCCATGTACGCGGCCAAGGCCAAGGGGCGTGACGCCGTCGCCGTCGCTGAACGCGTGACGGGCGAAGAGGTCCCCCGCATGGAGGTCCCCTTCGCCCGCTGA
- a CDS encoding DUF3108 domain-containing protein: MRSLSRWGFTAAMVGLMGSAIAHAQEPAAAAFGPGEQAQYRVKYLGMTAGTATVTVGAPMTQWGQSVWPIVALAKSDDIVGLYPVKSRYVTYWNAATQRITGSDLHSEENRKRRRQRIQLTPDSKGAKVVKQKESDPPRETNHELPDGALDMTGAAFSLRGQDLTVGRTYTYPVFTGSRLFTMSATVEARETLATQMGPRDAFRVRVHTEFGGNLESKRDLTAYFTTDARHVPLRMEAEFALGSIVVEMTDYKPGRAVAVARADD; the protein is encoded by the coding sequence ATGCGCAGTCTGTCCAGGTGGGGGTTCACGGCGGCGATGGTCGGACTCATGGGGTCCGCGATCGCGCATGCCCAGGAGCCCGCCGCGGCCGCATTCGGGCCAGGTGAGCAGGCGCAGTACCGGGTGAAGTACCTGGGGATGACGGCGGGCACCGCGACGGTGACGGTGGGCGCGCCCATGACGCAGTGGGGCCAGAGCGTGTGGCCCATCGTCGCGCTGGCGAAGTCCGACGACATCGTCGGCCTGTACCCCGTCAAGAGCCGCTACGTGACGTACTGGAATGCCGCGACCCAGCGGATCACGGGCAGCGACCTGCATTCGGAGGAGAACCGCAAGCGCCGCCGTCAGCGCATCCAGCTCACGCCGGACAGCAAGGGCGCGAAGGTCGTGAAGCAGAAGGAGAGCGACCCGCCGCGTGAGACGAACCACGAGCTGCCGGACGGCGCGCTGGACATGACGGGCGCGGCGTTCTCGCTGCGCGGCCAGGACCTGACGGTGGGCCGCACGTACACGTACCCGGTGTTCACCGGCAGCAGGCTGTTCACGATGAGCGCCACGGTGGAGGCGCGCGAGACGCTCGCCACGCAGATGGGGCCTCGCGACGCCTTCCGCGTGCGCGTGCACACCGAGTTCGGCGGCAACCTGGAGTCCAAGCGCGACCTCACCGCGTACTTCACGACGGACGCGCGCCACGTGCCGCTGCGCATGGAGGCGGAGTTCGCGCTGGGCTCCATCGTGGTGGAGATGACCGACTACAAGCCGGGCCGCGCGGTGGCGGTGGCCCGCGCGGACGACTGA
- the rodA gene encoding rod shape-determining protein RodA, producing the protein MMPHVPWGLVVCVLGVCVLGIWNLASASRPPMAPVWTSQALYLAVGLGAVMMVCLVDYRWIQRMAFPIYVANILALLALRVFGHTAKGAESWFVIGPFRLQPAEFMKIGVVLMLAKVYHDDFQPNQPSYGLMRLWKPVLVVMVPFVLVLVQPDLGTALMIFLSSGTVILFGKVRWYLAGTLVLGVLVGGLIIWNDYVREMPEPRSTVVRHHLKKHQSQRISGWLDPEADLRGSGYHAAQSKIAVGSGGLTGKGWREGTQTGLRFLPEQHTDFIFSVWAEEHGFFSCLLLLLLYGGIFILGLGVGFSARDRFGAFVAVGVVATLFWQVFENIGMVIGLLPVTGITLPLMSYGGSSMLSVMLCIGLLVNISMRRHMF; encoded by the coding sequence ATGATGCCCCACGTGCCGTGGGGGCTCGTCGTGTGCGTGCTGGGCGTGTGCGTGCTGGGCATCTGGAACCTGGCGTCCGCGTCCCGGCCCCCCATGGCGCCCGTCTGGACGAGCCAGGCGCTCTACCTGGCCGTCGGCCTGGGCGCGGTGATGATGGTGTGCCTGGTGGACTACCGCTGGATCCAGCGGATGGCCTTCCCCATCTACGTGGCCAACATCCTGGCGCTGCTGGCGCTGCGCGTCTTCGGACACACGGCGAAGGGCGCGGAGAGCTGGTTCGTCATCGGCCCGTTCCGCCTGCAGCCCGCGGAGTTCATGAAGATTGGCGTCGTGCTGATGCTCGCCAAGGTCTACCACGACGACTTCCAGCCCAACCAACCGTCCTACGGGCTCATGCGCCTGTGGAAGCCGGTGCTGGTGGTGATGGTGCCCTTCGTGCTGGTGCTGGTGCAGCCGGACCTGGGCACCGCGCTGATGATCTTCCTGTCCTCCGGCACCGTCATCCTCTTCGGCAAGGTGCGCTGGTACCTGGCCGGCACGCTGGTGCTGGGCGTCCTGGTGGGCGGCCTCATCATCTGGAACGACTACGTGCGGGAGATGCCCGAGCCGCGCTCCACCGTCGTGCGCCACCACCTGAAGAAGCACCAGAGCCAGCGCATCTCCGGCTGGTTGGATCCAGAGGCGGACCTGCGCGGCTCCGGCTACCACGCCGCGCAGTCGAAGATCGCCGTGGGCAGTGGCGGCCTCACCGGCAAGGGCTGGCGCGAGGGAACCCAGACAGGGCTGCGCTTCCTGCCGGAACAGCACACGGACTTCATTTTTTCCGTGTGGGCCGAGGAACACGGCTTCTTCTCATGCTTGCTGCTCTTGCTGCTCTACGGCGGCATCTTCATCCTGGGACTGGGCGTGGGCTTCAGCGCGCGGGACCGTTTTGGAGCGTTCGTTGCGGTGGGGGTGGTGGCCACACTTTTCTGGCAGGTGTTCGAAAACATCGGCATGGTCATTGGCCTGTTGCCGGTGACGGGCATCACGCTGCCCCTCATGAGCTACGGCGGCTCCTCGATGCTGTCGGTGATGTTGTGCATCGGGCTGCTGGTGAACATCAGCATGCGCCGTCACATGTTCTGA
- a CDS encoding peptidylprolyl isomerase — protein sequence MDGLNLRKVFSLLFIFGIAVVFTLQFGPGSNGFSTGGDAAPASAGAAAVVNGKEIPLRDFSMAWSRQMNFLRSQGSPIPESMARQFGMDKQVLDRLVNAELLAQSAERHGINPSDEELRKLIHQNTDFHIKDGGFDFARYQQVLRDFYRRTPQEYEQELRRQMAAQKMLDVVRTGAVVSDDEVRARYEKDGNQAKLVFARFLPTMFADKVPAPTPAQLAEFQKAHEKEIADYYAANSFVYNVPERIRARQILVKVAPDATAEQKAEAKAKAEGLRKELEAGKDFATVARASSDDDATKAKGGELGWVERNSWDPILANAAFALKAGEVTQPVESPLGVHLVKVEEKREAQNKKLEDVKAEIATTLYKQDKAKGLAKAEADKALAAVKAGKSLKELFPVAEGQQPALLRFETETKPEAVETDSFTAAGDSVPHLGPAPGLVKATFEASAPKPLEEVFTVGEANVVAQVVEREKPDTAGFDKRKEELRTQARQAKQIELTESFLKSLRKSGNVVMNTEAIDSVLGAAG from the coding sequence ATGGACGGTTTGAATCTCCGGAAGGTCTTCTCCCTCCTGTTCATCTTCGGCATCGCCGTGGTGTTCACGCTCCAGTTCGGGCCTGGCAGCAACGGGTTCAGCACGGGCGGTGACGCCGCGCCGGCCTCCGCTGGCGCGGCCGCGGTGGTGAACGGCAAGGAGATCCCCCTGCGCGACTTCAGCATGGCCTGGTCGCGGCAGATGAACTTCCTGCGCTCCCAGGGCAGCCCCATCCCGGAGTCGATGGCGCGCCAGTTCGGCATGGACAAGCAGGTGCTCGACCGCCTGGTGAACGCGGAGCTGCTCGCCCAGTCGGCGGAGCGCCACGGCATCAACCCGTCGGACGAGGAGCTGCGCAAGCTCATCCACCAGAACACCGACTTCCACATCAAGGACGGCGGGTTCGACTTCGCGCGCTACCAGCAGGTGCTGCGCGACTTCTACCGCCGCACGCCGCAGGAGTACGAGCAGGAGCTGCGCCGGCAGATGGCCGCGCAGAAGATGCTCGACGTGGTGCGCACGGGTGCCGTGGTGTCGGATGACGAGGTCCGCGCGCGCTACGAGAAGGACGGCAACCAGGCGAAGCTGGTGTTCGCGCGCTTCCTGCCCACGATGTTCGCGGACAAGGTCCCGGCGCCCACGCCCGCGCAGCTGGCGGAGTTCCAGAAGGCGCACGAGAAGGAGATCGCCGACTACTACGCGGCCAACAGCTTCGTCTACAACGTGCCGGAGCGCATCCGGGCCCGGCAGATCCTGGTGAAGGTGGCGCCGGACGCGACGGCCGAGCAGAAGGCCGAGGCGAAGGCGAAGGCGGAGGGGCTGCGCAAGGAGCTGGAGGCGGGCAAGGACTTCGCGACCGTGGCGCGGGCCAGCAGCGACGACGACGCCACCAAGGCCAAGGGCGGCGAGCTGGGCTGGGTGGAGCGCAACTCGTGGGACCCCATCCTGGCCAACGCGGCGTTCGCGCTGAAGGCCGGCGAGGTGACGCAGCCGGTGGAGTCGCCGCTGGGCGTGCACCTGGTGAAGGTGGAGGAGAAGCGGGAGGCGCAGAACAAGAAGCTGGAGGACGTGAAGGCGGAGATCGCCACCACCCTCTACAAGCAGGACAAGGCCAAGGGCCTGGCGAAGGCGGAGGCGGACAAGGCGCTGGCGGCGGTGAAGGCCGGCAAGTCGCTGAAGGAGCTGTTCCCGGTCGCCGAGGGCCAGCAGCCGGCGCTGCTGCGCTTCGAGACGGAGACGAAGCCGGAGGCGGTGGAGACGGACAGCTTCACCGCGGCGGGTGACTCCGTGCCGCACCTGGGCCCGGCGCCCGGCCTGGTGAAGGCCACCTTCGAGGCGTCCGCCCCCAAGCCGCTGGAAGAGGTCTTCACCGTGGGCGAGGCGAACGTCGTCGCGCAGGTGGTGGAGCGGGAGAAGCCGGACACCGCGGGCTTCGACAAGCGCAAGGAGGAGCTGCGCACCCAGGCCCGTCAGGCCAAGCAGATCGAGCTGACGGAGTCCTTCCTCAAGTCGCTGCGCAAGAGCGGCAACGTCGTGATGAACACCGAAGCCATCGACTCGGTGCTGGGCGCCGCGGGGTAG
- a CDS encoding Maf family protein, protein MDPTALLVLASASPRRKDLLAQLGLRFTVTAADIDETPTAGEIARNYVKRLAEEKARTVAGRHPDAWVLAADTTVALGSELLGKPRDAAEARDMLGRLSGHTHEVFTGIAVAGRARASQVVRTQVTFRALSPEEIAWYADTGEPLDKAGAYAIQGKGGFLVASVDGSPTNVIGLPLGETLALLQEAGFPLPWKKAGPT, encoded by the coding sequence ATGGATCCAACCGCTTTGCTCGTTCTCGCCTCCGCTTCGCCCCGGCGCAAGGATTTATTGGCCCAGCTGGGCCTGCGCTTCACCGTGACAGCAGCGGATATCGATGAAACGCCGACGGCCGGAGAAATTGCGCGAAACTATGTGAAACGGCTCGCGGAGGAGAAGGCGCGGACGGTGGCCGGCCGGCATCCGGACGCGTGGGTCCTGGCCGCGGACACCACGGTGGCCCTGGGGTCGGAGCTGCTCGGCAAGCCCCGGGACGCGGCCGAGGCGCGCGACATGCTGGGTCGGCTGTCTGGCCACACCCATGAGGTCTTCACCGGCATCGCGGTGGCGGGCCGGGCCCGGGCGTCCCAGGTCGTCCGCACCCAGGTGACCTTCCGGGCGCTCTCTCCGGAGGAGATCGCCTGGTACGCGGACACCGGTGAGCCCCTGGACAAGGCGGGGGCCTACGCCATCCAGGGCAAGGGCGGCTTCCTGGTGGCGTCCGTGGACGGCAGCCCCACCAACGTCATTGGCCTGCCGCTGGGCGAAACGCTGGCCCTCCTCCAGGAGGCCGGGTTCCCCCTGCCATGGAAGAAGGCGGGTCCCACATGA
- a CDS encoding YggS family pyridoxal phosphate-dependent enzyme, producing the protein MSDTVADNLARVRERVAKACASAGRPESSVTLVAVSKLKPASLIREAYAAGQRDFGENYAQELRDKAVELQDLDGLRWHAIGALQTNKVKYVARVAHAFHALERWEVAAELSKRREGVAPLPCYVELNLGQEDTKHGLAPEALGDFLTRVRALPNLQPVGLMALPPPTDDVARMREGFARLRELARAHALPSLSMGTTHDFEQAILEGATVVRVGTAIFGERA; encoded by the coding sequence ATGAGCGACACGGTGGCGGACAACCTGGCGAGGGTGCGCGAGCGCGTGGCGAAGGCCTGCGCAAGCGCGGGGCGGCCGGAGTCGTCGGTGACGCTGGTGGCGGTGTCCAAGCTCAAGCCCGCTTCCCTCATCCGCGAGGCGTACGCGGCCGGGCAGCGCGACTTCGGGGAGAACTACGCCCAGGAGCTGCGCGACAAGGCGGTGGAGCTCCAGGACCTGGACGGCCTGCGCTGGCACGCCATTGGCGCGCTGCAGACGAACAAGGTGAAGTACGTGGCGCGCGTCGCGCACGCCTTCCACGCGCTGGAGCGGTGGGAGGTCGCCGCCGAGCTGTCCAAGCGGCGCGAAGGCGTGGCCCCCCTGCCCTGCTACGTGGAGCTCAACCTGGGCCAGGAGGACACCAAGCACGGGCTGGCCCCGGAGGCGCTGGGGGACTTCCTCACCCGGGTGCGCGCGCTGCCGAACCTCCAGCCGGTGGGCCTGATGGCGCTGCCGCCGCCCACGGACGACGTGGCGCGGATGCGCGAGGGGTTCGCCCGGCTGCGCGAGCTGGCGCGGGCCCATGCGCTGCCGTCGCTGTCCATGGGCACCACGCACGACTTCGAGCAGGCCATCCTGGAAGGCGCCACCGTCGTGCGCGTGGGCACCGCCATCTTCGGCGAGCGGGCGTAA
- the mrdA gene encoding penicillin-binding protein 2 → MTPPTIGNTTPGRDLKRRFLWLGLAMSLGMVALAIQLYRLQLIRHDEYAAKSVANFVKEVRLRADRGVIKDARGTILVDSRPSFDAFVTPAFCTDCFEQVIPRLGELLQWDPDQRKKIEDLVRSSRRNAPFMPVPVRVDLTRDEYDRLNARRDILDGVEVVPVPHRNYRADTVLSHVLGYMNEITQEELERLNGDGAKYALGDYIGRRGLERYFESKLRGQDGVRKEVVNARGQTIEELNVKLGEHSVIPPTAGGNLVLSLDMRLQEAAERSFPGVTGAVVAIDVNTGFIKALVSRPGFDPNLLTGRVTPSQMATLARDPLHPMINRVAAEHYSPGSTFKVITQLAAFKSGMFRPETVVQCSGGYRLGARVWRCHKDSGHGPMDGRAAMKASCDPWFYKVADTIGLDPIAEMGKSLGLGRPTGIGVVAEVPGIMPSSAYHDKASPGGYTKGMALNSAIGQGDDNVTPLQLALVYAAIANGGKLYKPQMVLRLENLDGQVMEEFKPEVVSQVDINPAHLKVIVEGLVAVAQEPGGTAYRAKLKSGLPPEMSIAAKTGTAQVARIGAIRLKTHQMSYFERDHAWFAGFAPADKPELAVVVLNEHGGHGGVDAAPTAMAVLKKYFELKAEDATSPPPRANQPYTPSLPPAPSLDTTTLTRAVVRPPRVNLPGEPIQPPSETGDDSATAD, encoded by the coding sequence TTGACGCCTCCGACGATTGGCAACACCACCCCGGGCCGCGACCTGAAGCGCCGCTTCCTGTGGCTGGGTCTGGCGATGTCGCTGGGCATGGTGGCGCTGGCCATCCAGCTCTACCGCCTGCAGCTCATCCGGCACGACGAGTACGCCGCCAAGAGCGTGGCGAACTTCGTGAAGGAGGTGCGCCTGCGCGCCGACCGCGGCGTCATCAAGGACGCGCGCGGCACCATCCTGGTGGACAGCCGCCCCTCCTTCGACGCCTTCGTGACGCCCGCCTTCTGCACGGACTGCTTCGAGCAGGTGATCCCCCGCCTGGGCGAGCTGCTCCAGTGGGACCCCGACCAGCGCAAGAAGATTGAAGACCTGGTGCGCTCCAGCCGCCGCAACGCGCCCTTCATGCCGGTGCCCGTGCGGGTGGACCTGACGCGCGACGAGTACGATCGGCTCAACGCCCGGCGCGACATCCTGGACGGCGTGGAGGTGGTGCCCGTGCCGCACCGCAACTACCGCGCGGACACGGTGCTGTCGCACGTGCTGGGCTACATGAACGAAATCACCCAGGAGGAGCTGGAGCGCCTCAACGGGGACGGCGCGAAGTACGCGCTGGGCGACTACATCGGCCGGCGCGGCCTGGAGCGCTACTTCGAATCCAAGCTGCGGGGCCAGGACGGCGTGCGCAAGGAAGTGGTGAACGCACGCGGCCAGACGATTGAAGAGCTCAACGTCAAGCTGGGGGAGCATTCAGTGATTCCGCCCACGGCCGGCGGCAACCTGGTGCTGTCGCTCGACATGCGGCTGCAGGAGGCGGCGGAGCGCTCCTTCCCGGGGGTGACGGGCGCGGTGGTGGCCATCGACGTGAACACCGGCTTCATCAAGGCGCTGGTGTCCCGCCCCGGCTTCGACCCGAACCTCCTGACGGGCCGCGTGACGCCGTCGCAGATGGCCACGCTGGCCAGAGACCCGCTCCACCCGATGATCAACCGCGTGGCGGCCGAGCACTACAGCCCGGGCTCCACGTTCAAGGTCATCACCCAGCTGGCCGCCTTCAAGTCCGGCATGTTCCGTCCGGAGACGGTGGTGCAGTGCTCCGGCGGCTACCGGCTGGGCGCGCGCGTCTGGCGTTGCCACAAGGACAGCGGCCACGGGCCCATGGACGGCAGGGCCGCGATGAAGGCGTCGTGCGACCCGTGGTTCTACAAGGTGGCGGACACCATCGGCCTGGACCCCATCGCGGAGATGGGCAAGTCGCTGGGCCTGGGCCGTCCCACCGGCATCGGCGTGGTCGCGGAGGTGCCGGGCATCATGCCGTCCAGCGCGTACCACGACAAGGCGTCCCCCGGCGGCTACACCAAGGGCATGGCGCTCAACAGCGCCATCGGGCAGGGCGACGACAACGTGACGCCGCTGCAACTGGCCCTGGTGTACGCGGCCATCGCCAACGGCGGGAAGCTCTACAAGCCGCAGATGGTGCTGCGGCTGGAGAACCTGGACGGCCAGGTGATGGAGGAGTTCAAGCCGGAGGTGGTGAGCCAGGTGGACATCAACCCCGCGCACCTGAAGGTCATCGTGGAGGGGCTCGTCGCGGTGGCGCAGGAGCCCGGCGGCACCGCGTACCGCGCGAAGCTGAAGTCGGGCCTGCCGCCGGAGATGTCCATCGCGGCGAAGACGGGCACCGCGCAGGTGGCGCGCATTGGCGCCATCCGCCTGAAGACGCACCAGATGAGCTACTTCGAGCGCGACCACGCGTGGTTCGCGGGCTTCGCCCCGGCGGACAAGCCGGAGCTGGCGGTGGTGGTGCTCAACGAGCACGGCGGCCACGGCGGCGTGGACGCGGCGCCCACGGCGATGGCCGTGCTGAAGAAGTACTTCGAACTGAAGGCCGAGGACGCCACGTCGCCTCCGCCCCGCGCCAACCAGCCCTACACCCCGTCGCTGCCGCCGGCGCCCAGCCTGGACACGACGACGCTCACGCGCGCCGTGGTGCGACCGCCCCGCGTGAACCTGCCCGGGGAACCCATCCAGCCGCCCTCGGAAACCGGAGACGACAGTGCAACTGCGGATTGA
- the trxA gene encoding thioredoxin: MAGEVQEINDANFQQQVLDSQEPVLVDFWATWCAPCRAIAPSVDALSTQYKGQVRFTKMNIDENQDTPQKFGIRSIPTLLIFKGGKVVEQIVGAVPKSKIEDAVKKSL; this comes from the coding sequence ATGGCTGGCGAAGTGCAGGAAATCAACGATGCGAACTTCCAGCAGCAGGTGCTGGACTCCCAGGAACCCGTGCTCGTGGACTTCTGGGCCACCTGGTGCGCGCCCTGCCGGGCCATCGCGCCCTCCGTGGATGCGCTGTCCACCCAGTACAAGGGCCAGGTGCGCTTCACGAAGATGAACATCGACGAGAACCAGGACACGCCCCAGAAGTTCGGCATCCGCTCCATCCCCACCCTGCTGATCTTCAAGGGCGGCAAGGTCGTGGAGCAGATTGTCGGCGCGGTGCCCAAGTCGAAGATTGAAGACGCCGTCAAGAAGAGCCTCTAG